A genomic region of Nymphaea colorata isolate Beijing-Zhang1983 chromosome 2, ASM883128v2, whole genome shotgun sequence contains the following coding sequences:
- the LOC116249190 gene encoding protein PLASTID MOVEMENT IMPAIRED 1: protein MAENQVERRNSGNQLLEEIEALSHSLYQSHTARRTASLSLPSSAEVLSGAGLRGQADDATRRKRSSTSTISGSPAPEVSEVRGRTRRMSLSPWRSRPKADDRDEDRRRPDMENELPAVATAATADRKKGIWNWKPMRALSHIGMQKLSVLFSVEVVAVQGVPASMNGLRLAVCVRKQETKDGALQTMPSRVMQGAADFEETLFLRCHVYFSSSKHSPGVFRFEPRPFLVIVVAVDAEELDFGRNIVDLSNLVQESMERNVEGARVRQWDATFKLSGKAKGAELVLKLGFQIMEKDGGIFKMEKAGDPFVRKQSKASFSVPSSNVGSPRITAIVESPKSARSQALRADLQKIEHLNLDDDDDDQPAPMAAKSHEPEDNAGDDLPEFEVVDKGVEIQKPEKAESEPEVAESEENEGSASSEVVKEVVEDRFHKRRLTELDAIAEQIKALESLIGDDKRGAKEDELDLQNLDAEEETVTREFLQMLEEEGEAEPKSSGFQFLNDPSLKMGRREEDDGDKVGLVFLPDLGKGLGSVVQTRDGGFLAAANPLNVAISRKAQPELAIQVTKPIVFPVNTGGSSGFDIVQKLAALGAQELSTRPFSLMPIDDLSRKAPEQIAFEGIASAVIGGRNKEVASSSAARSVAIIKKITAAMNSGRKERVESGIWNAEEEPVTINNLVASALQKIEAVAVEALKIQADMADDEPPFDISAIVGKPDPAGNILTNAVQVDRWEQNWSTNAVSLAALVQLRDPSRQLEAVGAPMLVILQAVRFSGSEKEQYEDEEEIKFKATSVHVAGLKVRQGGKRNLWDGDRQRLTAAQWLVAHGLGKSGKKEKQQGRVVKGPADLIWSLSARAVAGLWLKPTRNPDIKFPKQTVPVS from the coding sequence ATGGCGGAGAATCAGGTGGAGCGCCGGAATTCCGGCAATCAGCTGCTCGAAGAAATCGAGGCCTTGAGCCATTCTCTCTACCAGTCGCACACCGCCCGCAGAACggcctccctctctcttccctcttctGCGGAGGTGCTCTCTGGCGCTGGACTCCGCGGCCAGGCTGATGACGCCACACGCCGGAAGCGGTCATCCACGTCGACGATATCGGGATCGCCGGCGCCGGAGGTCTCAGAGGTCAGGGGCAGGACCCGCCGGATGTCCCTGAGCCCATGGAGGTCGCGGCCGAAGGCGGATGATCGTGATGAGGATCGACGCCGGCCTGACATGGAAAACGAGCTGCCGGCCGTGGCGACAGCAGCGACTGCGGATAGGAAGAAGGGTATCTGGAACTGGAAGCCGATGAGGGCGCTGTCGCACATCGGGATGCAGAAGTTGAGTGTGCTGTTCTCGGTGGAAGTGGTGGCGGTGCAGGGCGTACCGGCGTCGATGAACGGACTGCGGTTGGCGGTCTGCGTACGGAAGCAGGAGACGAAGGACGGGGCCCTTCAGACGATGCCGTCGAGGGTGATGCAGGGAGCGGCCGACTTCGAGGAGACGCTCTTCCTTCGCTGCCACGTTTATTTCTCCTCCTCCAAGCACAGCCCCGGCGTCTTCCGGTTCGAGCCGCGGCCGTTCCTTGTGATCGTCGTCGCCGTCGACGCTGAGGAGCTCGACTTCGGCCGGAACATTGTAGACCTCAGCAACCTCGTCCAGGAGTCCATGGAGCGCAACGTCGAGGGCGCTAGAGTACGGCAGTGGGACGCCACGTTCAAGCTCTCCGGAAAGGCCAAGGGCGCTGAACTCGTTCTGAAGCTCGGCTTCCAGATAATGGAAAAGGATGGAGGTATCTTCAAGATGGAGAAGGCTGGCGATCCCTTCGTCAGGAAGCAGTCGAAGGCGTCCTTCAGCGTGCCGAGCTCCAATGTCGGCTCGCCAAGGATCACGGCGATTGTCGAGTCGCCAAAGTCGGCGAGATCGCAGGCCCTTCGGGCGGACCTGCAGAAGATTGAGCATCTCAACCTTGACGATGATGACGATGACCAGCCCGCGCCCATGGCGGCTAAATCCCATGAACCAGAAGACAATGCAGGTGATGATCTTCCCGAATTTGAAGTTGTCGATAAGGGGGTTGAGATCCAGAAGCCAGAGAAAGCAGAGTCGGAACCTGAAGTGGCGGAATCCGAGGAGAACGAAGGTTCGGCTTCTAGCGAGGTCGTGAAGGAGGTTGTAGAGGATAGGTTCCACAAGCGGAGATTGACAGAGCTCGACGCCATTGCTGAGCAGATCAAAGCTCTCGAATCCTTAATTGGCGACGACAAGCGTGGCGCGAAGGAAGATGAACTCGATTTACAGAACCTTGACGCCGAGGAAGAAACTGTGACCAGGGAGTTTCTTCAGATGctggaggaagaaggagaagcagAGCCGAAGTCCTCCGGATTCCAATTCTTGAATGATCCTTCTCTGAAAATGGGGAGgagggaagaagatgatgggGACAAGGTTGGCCTTGTCTTCCTGCCGGACCTGGGGAAGGGATTGGGCTCCGTCGTCCAGACAAGGGACGGCGGCTTCCTTGCCGCTGCAAACCCACTCAATGTGGCTATCTCCCGAAAGGCTCAGCCGGAATTGGCAATTCAGGTCACTAAACCGATAGTCTTCCCCGTCAATACCGGCGGGTCCTCCGGTTTCGACATAGTTCAGAAGTTGGCTGCTTTAGGAGCACAGGAGCTGAGCACCCGGCCGTTCTCGTTGATGCCCATCGATGATCTCTCGAGAAAGGCTCCCGAGCAGATTGCGTTCGAAGGCATTGCCTCCGCGGTCATCGGTGGCCGAAACAAGGAGGTTGCAAGCAGCAGCGCGGCGAGGTCAGTAGCAATCATTAAGAAGATAACGGCAGCCATGAATTCTGGGAGGAAGGAAAGAGTAGAGAGCGGAATTTGGAATGCAGAAGAGGAGCCAGTCACCATAAATAACTTAGTGGCATCTGCACTGCAGAAGATAGAGGCTGTAGCAGTGGAGGCCCTGAAGATTCAGGCAGATATGGCAGATGACGAACCCCCATTCGACATTTCTGCCATTGTTGGGAAGCCTGATCCTGCTGGTAATATCTTGACAAATGCTGTGCAAGTGGATCGATGGGAGCAGAATTGGTCGACAAATGCAGTCTCGTTAGCGGCACTGGTGCAGCTCCGGGACCCATCGAGGCAGCTCGAAGCTGTCGGAGCTCCGATGTTGGTCATTCTACAGGCAGTGCGCTTCAGCGGTTCGGAAAAGGAGCAGTATGAAGATGAGGAGGAAATAAAATTCAAGGCAACGAGTGTTCACGTGGCTGGTTTAAAAGTGAGGCAGGGCGGGAAGAGGAACTTGTGGGATGGAGACCGGCAGCGGCTGACGGCAGCACAGTGGCTGGTGGCTCATGGGTTGGGGAAGTCagggaagaaggagaagcagCAAGGAAGAGTAGTCAAAGGGCCAGCGGACTTGATCTGGAGCCTCTCGGCGCGTGCGGTCGCTGGTCTCTGGCTTAAGCCAACCAGGAATCCTGATATCAAGTTCCCAAAACAAACAGTACCTGtgagttaa